A window of the Microbacterium sp. AZCO genome harbors these coding sequences:
- a CDS encoding DUF2510 domain-containing protein, producing the protein MAAAEPGWYDDGTGTQRWWDGTRWTEHYADFSTPRVELHTGPGAVGTPDEFGGIVVDARVIRCGRLSQPIGGVTALVGTADEIRKRPAFVLAVRMRTLFSAAGPIKPRHFARQYPSSLHVAVESPQQVWLAPVGSQDESRARQFASWVNASAQHYRYG; encoded by the coding sequence ATGGCGGCCGCGGAACCAGGGTGGTACGACGACGGCACCGGCACACAGCGCTGGTGGGACGGCACGCGCTGGACCGAGCACTACGCCGACTTCAGCACGCCCCGCGTCGAGCTGCACACGGGCCCCGGCGCCGTCGGGACTCCCGACGAGTTCGGGGGGATCGTCGTCGACGCGCGCGTCATCCGGTGCGGTCGCCTCAGCCAGCCCATCGGCGGAGTCACCGCACTCGTCGGAACTGCGGACGAGATCCGCAAGCGTCCCGCCTTCGTCCTGGCGGTGCGAATGAGGACGCTCTTCAGCGCGGCGGGACCTATCAAGCCCCGCCACTTCGCGCGCCAGTACCCGTCGTCGCTGCACGTGGCGGTGGAGAGCCCGCAGCAGGTCTGGCTCGCGCCGGTGGGATCGCAGGACGAGTCCCGCGCACGCCAGTTCGCATCGTGGGTCAACGCGAGCGCGCAGCACTACCGATACGGGTAG
- a CDS encoding FBP domain-containing protein, with protein sequence MRPVTDAQIRASFLNASRSERKNLTLPADFDERAWDRLDFLGWRDPKLPQIGYLVVELDGELVGLLLRQTETRTRARAQCSWCSDIHLPNEVVFYMTKRAGDAGRRGDTVGTLICENFECSQNVRKLPPSAYLGFDREAARDRRIEQLREHVAGFVREVRGD encoded by the coding sequence ATGCGTCCCGTCACCGACGCCCAGATCCGGGCATCCTTCCTCAACGCCTCGCGCAGCGAGCGCAAGAACCTCACCCTCCCCGCCGACTTCGACGAGCGCGCGTGGGACCGACTCGACTTCCTCGGATGGCGAGACCCCAAGCTGCCGCAGATCGGCTACCTCGTCGTCGAGCTCGACGGCGAGCTCGTCGGGCTCCTCCTCCGGCAGACGGAGACCCGCACTCGCGCTCGCGCGCAGTGCTCGTGGTGCTCCGACATCCACCTGCCGAACGAGGTCGTGTTCTACATGACCAAGCGCGCCGGCGACGCCGGACGCCGCGGCGACACCGTCGGCACGCTGATCTGCGAGAACTTCGAGTGCTCGCAGAACGTGCGCAAGCTGCCGCCGTCGGCGTACCTCGGCTTCGACCGGGAAGCGGCGCGCGACCGGCGCATCGAGCAGCTGCGCGAGCATGTCGCCGGCTTCGTCCGCGAGGTCCGCGGAGACTGA
- a CDS encoding dihydrofolate reductase family protein — protein sequence MQRVIGTMTISLDGVGAGENQTEHRPFGDVEPGLLHRWMFETPDENREEIDAIVDAGSFVMGRNMFGPVRGEWDRDWRGWWGPNPPYHAPVFVLTHHPRESIEMEGGTTFHFVTDGIDDALERARDAAGERNVHIAGGVSTINQYLAAGHIDQLFLQVSPIILGQGLRPFEGLGRIDLRQVASRGASLVTHVLYDVRRAPAPESS from the coding sequence ATGCAACGCGTCATCGGCACCATGACGATCTCGCTCGACGGCGTCGGAGCCGGCGAGAACCAGACCGAGCACCGCCCGTTCGGAGATGTCGAGCCCGGCCTGCTGCACCGCTGGATGTTTGAGACGCCCGACGAGAACCGGGAGGAGATCGATGCGATCGTCGACGCCGGCTCGTTCGTCATGGGGCGGAACATGTTCGGACCGGTGCGAGGAGAGTGGGACCGCGACTGGCGTGGCTGGTGGGGACCGAACCCGCCCTATCACGCGCCCGTCTTCGTCCTCACGCACCATCCGCGGGAGTCCATCGAGATGGAGGGCGGGACGACCTTTCACTTCGTCACCGACGGCATCGACGATGCGCTCGAGCGGGCACGGGATGCCGCGGGCGAGCGCAACGTGCACATCGCGGGCGGTGTGAGCACGATCAACCAGTACCTGGCCGCGGGGCACATCGATCAGCTCTTCCTGCAGGTGTCGCCGATCATCCTCGGCCAGGGGCTGCGGCCGTTCGAGGGGCTTGGCCGGATCGACCTCCGGCAGGTGGCTTCCCGCGGAGCCTCCCTCGTGACGCACGTGCTCTATGACGTACGGCGTGCGCCCGCTCCGGAATCCTCATGA
- a CDS encoding ACT domain-containing protein, producing MTTLVLTIVGDDRAGLVAAVAEVIAAHGGNWENSQLAELAGAFAGIVEVSVAPERGEALRQALSQVEGLVAVAIPGTERGVDAPPARRFAFQVLGNDHPGIVRELSSTLGAQGVSIERMTSETRDAAMAGGRLFEATISAAVPASVDVDSLVAELERLAHELQIDVTRLD from the coding sequence ATGACAACTCTCGTGCTCACGATCGTCGGCGACGACCGCGCCGGACTCGTCGCCGCGGTGGCCGAGGTGATCGCCGCGCACGGCGGCAACTGGGAGAACAGCCAGCTCGCCGAGCTCGCGGGAGCCTTTGCCGGGATCGTCGAGGTCTCGGTCGCGCCGGAGCGTGGCGAAGCGCTTCGTCAGGCGCTGTCGCAGGTGGAGGGGCTGGTGGCCGTCGCGATCCCCGGCACCGAGAGGGGAGTGGATGCTCCTCCCGCCCGCCGCTTCGCCTTCCAGGTCCTCGGCAACGACCATCCCGGGATCGTCCGTGAGCTCTCCTCGACTCTGGGCGCGCAGGGGGTGTCGATCGAGCGCATGACGAGCGAGACGAGGGATGCCGCGATGGCCGGCGGTCGCCTGTTCGAGGCGACGATCTCGGCGGCCGTGCCGGCGTCCGTCGACGTCGACTCCCTCGTCGCCGAGCTCGAGCGGCTCGCCCACGAGCTGCAGATCGACGTCACGCGCCTCGACTGA
- a CDS encoding dihydrofolate reductase family protein: MMIPDTAPQTAEGKVICHFTMSLDGFIAGPGHSMEWLDGFTTRPGLIEEYIATTGAVLGGRRGLDAFPDAATLYGGAWSGPVFVLTHHPDDAPPSRGITLLDCDLAEAIEIARDAAGGKNVEILSASIGRQLLERGLLDEFDLHIAPVLLGDGVRLYAKSGAEPVRLDFVMGDGPRRAVNIRATPTTA; encoded by the coding sequence ATGATGATTCCGGACACCGCCCCGCAGACGGCCGAGGGCAAGGTGATCTGCCACTTCACGATGTCGCTCGACGGCTTCATCGCGGGGCCGGGTCACTCGATGGAATGGCTCGACGGATTCACCACCCGGCCAGGCCTCATCGAGGAGTACATCGCGACGACCGGTGCCGTTCTCGGTGGGAGACGGGGGCTGGATGCCTTCCCGGACGCGGCGACGTTGTACGGCGGAGCCTGGAGCGGGCCGGTCTTCGTCCTCACGCATCATCCCGACGACGCACCGCCCAGCCGCGGCATCACGCTCCTCGACTGCGACCTCGCGGAGGCGATCGAGATCGCTCGGGATGCCGCGGGCGGCAAGAACGTCGAGATCCTCTCGGCGTCGATCGGCCGCCAGCTGCTCGAGCGCGGCCTTCTCGACGAGTTCGACCTGCACATCGCGCCTGTCCTACTGGGCGACGGCGTCCGGCTCTACGCGAAGTCCGGCGCGGAGCCGGTGCGTCTCGACTTCGTGATGGGCGACGGCCCGCGCCGTGCCGTCAACATCCGTGCGACGCCGACGACGGCGTGA
- a CDS encoding HAMP domain-containing sensor histidine kinase: MLPPTDAARPPGVSVRVKLTLSYAALVVIAGIALFAVGLLLLRFVPEGSLSVDGGGWAPNRSNLLEVFVRYTWWAIAGLAAFGLLGGWLLAGVVLRPLDRITEVARLARDGALDQRIALPGSRDELTDLADAFDAMLDRVQGTLDEERRFAANASHELRTPHAIIRTMVEVAQADPDGRDVDTLLARIAATNERAIAVTESLLALARVGRGGAIVRTPVDLEAVVAEIVEEERPDASARGIHLLVSSMPATVAGDRTLVERLVANLVRNAVVHNVVGGSAWISIENQPRAVALSVENTGPVIDPAVVATLTEPFVRGAGRTRGPAGVEGSGLGLAIVAAIVRAHDGSLQVAARDGGGLAVRVTLPAV, translated from the coding sequence ATGCTTCCGCCGACTGACGCGGCGCGCCCGCCGGGCGTCTCGGTGCGCGTCAAGCTGACCCTCAGCTACGCCGCGCTCGTCGTCATCGCGGGCATCGCGCTCTTCGCCGTCGGACTGCTCCTCCTGCGCTTCGTGCCGGAGGGAAGCCTCTCGGTCGACGGAGGCGGCTGGGCACCCAACCGCTCGAACCTGCTCGAGGTGTTCGTCCGGTACACGTGGTGGGCGATCGCGGGGCTCGCCGCGTTCGGGCTGCTCGGCGGCTGGCTGCTCGCCGGCGTCGTGCTGCGCCCCCTCGACCGGATCACCGAGGTCGCCCGGCTCGCACGCGACGGCGCGCTCGACCAGCGCATCGCGCTGCCCGGCTCTCGCGACGAGCTCACCGACCTCGCGGATGCCTTCGACGCGATGCTCGACCGGGTGCAGGGCACCCTCGACGAGGAGCGCCGGTTCGCCGCGAACGCGTCCCACGAGCTGCGCACGCCGCACGCGATCATCCGGACGATGGTCGAGGTCGCGCAGGCCGATCCCGACGGCCGGGACGTCGACACCCTGCTCGCCCGCATCGCCGCGACGAACGAGCGGGCGATCGCGGTCACGGAGTCGCTCCTCGCGCTCGCGCGCGTCGGACGCGGCGGTGCGATCGTGCGCACTCCCGTCGATCTCGAGGCGGTGGTCGCCGAGATCGTCGAGGAGGAGCGACCGGATGCTTCGGCCCGCGGCATCCATCTCCTGGTGTCATCGATGCCGGCGACGGTCGCCGGCGATCGCACGCTGGTCGAGCGGCTGGTGGCGAACCTCGTGCGCAATGCTGTCGTGCACAACGTCGTCGGCGGGAGCGCGTGGATCTCGATCGAGAACCAGCCGCGCGCCGTCGCGCTCTCGGTCGAGAACACCGGGCCGGTCATCGACCCGGCCGTCGTCGCCACTCTCACCGAACCCTTCGTGCGCGGAGCGGGCCGGACGCGCGGCCCCGCTGGTGTCGAAGGGTCGGGGCTCGGCCTCGCGATCGTCGCAGCGATCGTGCGAGCGCACGACGGCTCACTGCAGGTCGCGGCGCGCGACGGCGGGGGCCTCGCGGTGCGGGTCACCCTGCCCGCGGTCTGA
- a CDS encoding M15 family metallopeptidase has translation MTVLRASAVRPSPPARRIAFVAIGVAVAIALAVGLCGVLFLRAGALAAPYTPRVEDGYLTAPATLDDTDLPAIANLDAALLGALRDAAAAASSDGVSFEVTSGWRTARYQQWLLEDAVEDYGSVEVARQFVAAPDRSHHVTGHAVDIGPLDAQSWLIAHGAAWGLCQIYANERWHFELATDPGGTCPALRENAAG, from the coding sequence ATGACTGTTCTGCGCGCCTCCGCCGTCCGTCCGTCGCCGCCCGCACGTCGCATCGCGTTCGTCGCGATCGGCGTCGCCGTCGCGATCGCTCTCGCGGTCGGACTGTGCGGTGTGCTGTTCCTCCGGGCCGGCGCACTCGCCGCTCCGTACACACCCCGCGTCGAGGACGGCTACCTGACGGCGCCGGCGACCCTCGACGACACCGACCTGCCCGCGATTGCGAACCTCGATGCGGCTCTGCTGGGCGCCCTCAGAGACGCCGCGGCCGCGGCATCCTCCGACGGCGTCTCGTTCGAGGTCACGAGCGGCTGGCGGACGGCGCGCTACCAGCAGTGGCTGCTCGAGGACGCCGTCGAGGACTACGGCAGCGTCGAGGTCGCGCGGCAGTTCGTCGCGGCGCCCGACCGCTCGCACCACGTCACCGGCCACGCGGTCGACATCGGCCCGCTCGATGCCCAGTCGTGGCTCATCGCGCACGGCGCGGCATGGGGCCTCTGCCAGATCTACGCCAACGAGCGCTGGCACTTCGAGCTCGCCACCGACCCCGGCGGCACCTGCCCCGCGCTGCGGGAGAACGCCGCCGGCTGA
- a CDS encoding PadR family transcriptional regulator encodes MSGSFPDPFGGRHKGTGGGFPGPGLWDALDQLREGFEQRFSNVGGGGRMARGDVRAAVLALLAEQPMHGYQIIHEIEERSGGSWKPSPGSVYPTLQMLADEGLITATESGGKKTYTITEAGQAEVDASEGKPAPWASSGSGSQDSRTGALPKAGMKLAQAAAAVGRSGSSDQVRQAVEVLDEARRRLYSILAED; translated from the coding sequence ATGAGCGGTTCGTTCCCCGATCCCTTCGGCGGCCGGCACAAGGGCACCGGCGGGGGGTTCCCCGGCCCCGGTCTGTGGGACGCCCTCGATCAGCTCCGCGAGGGATTCGAGCAGCGCTTCTCAAACGTGGGCGGCGGCGGCCGCATGGCTCGCGGCGATGTGCGCGCCGCGGTGCTCGCGCTCCTCGCCGAGCAGCCGATGCACGGCTACCAGATCATCCATGAGATCGAGGAGCGCAGCGGCGGGTCGTGGAAGCCGAGCCCCGGTTCCGTCTACCCGACGCTGCAGATGCTCGCCGACGAGGGACTCATCACCGCGACGGAGTCCGGCGGCAAGAAGACCTACACGATCACGGAGGCCGGTCAGGCCGAGGTGGACGCCTCGGAGGGGAAGCCCGCGCCGTGGGCGAGCTCGGGCTCGGGTTCCCAGGATTCCCGCACCGGCGCGCTTCCGAAAGCGGGCATGAAGCTCGCTCAGGCGGCGGCCGCGGTGGGGCGCTCGGGCTCCTCGGATCAGGTGCGCCAGGCCGTCGAGGTGCTCGACGAGGCCCGGCGTAGGCTCTACTCGATCCTCGCCGAGGATTGA
- the msrA gene encoding peptide-methionine (S)-S-oxide reductase MsrA → MTSGPFDTGEITRTPGTETAVLAGGCFWGMEDLIRRQPGVLDTRVGYTGGENAHATYRKHPGHAEAVEIVFDPSKTSYRDILAFFFQIHDPSTLNRQGNDIGTSYRSAIFPLTPEQEQVARETIADVDASGLWPGKAVTTIEPAGPFWEAEPEHQDYLITYPNGYTCHFPRAGWVLPKRADATA, encoded by the coding sequence ATGACCAGCGGACCTTTCGACACCGGCGAGATCACCCGCACCCCCGGCACCGAGACGGCCGTCCTCGCGGGCGGATGCTTCTGGGGCATGGAGGACCTCATCCGCCGCCAGCCCGGCGTGCTCGACACGCGCGTCGGCTACACGGGCGGCGAGAACGCCCACGCCACCTACCGCAAGCATCCCGGTCACGCGGAGGCCGTCGAGATCGTGTTCGACCCCTCGAAGACGTCGTACCGCGACATCCTGGCGTTCTTCTTCCAGATCCACGACCCGTCGACCCTCAACCGCCAGGGCAACGACATCGGCACGAGCTACCGCTCGGCGATCTTCCCGCTCACACCCGAGCAGGAGCAGGTCGCGCGCGAGACGATCGCCGACGTCGACGCCTCGGGGCTGTGGCCCGGCAAGGCCGTCACGACGATCGAGCCCGCCGGCCCGTTCTGGGAGGCCGAGCCCGAGCACCAGGACTACCTGATCACGTACCCCAACGGCTACACGTGCCACTTCCCGCGCGCGGGATGGGTGCTGCCCAAGCGCGCCGACGCGACGGCGTAG
- a CDS encoding helix-turn-helix domain-containing protein, with amino-acid sequence MTDTQRSGCPINLSLEVIGDKWSLLVIRDMMFGNRRHFRELLLGSEEGIASNILADRLQRLTEEGLISRRPDPTHKQKVIYSLTEPAIQLVPVLAALGSWGRRHLKVSRELAIRAELLERGGPEMWDAFMDELREQHLGIGRPAGSRSVFAELREAYLAEVAAAGVSRGA; translated from the coding sequence ATGACTGACACCCAGCGGTCCGGATGCCCGATCAACCTCTCGCTCGAGGTCATCGGCGACAAATGGTCGCTGCTCGTTATCCGGGACATGATGTTCGGCAATCGCCGGCACTTCCGGGAACTGCTCCTCGGGTCAGAAGAGGGCATCGCGTCGAACATCCTCGCCGACCGCCTGCAGCGCCTCACCGAGGAGGGCCTCATCTCGCGGCGCCCCGACCCGACCCATAAGCAGAAGGTCATCTACAGCCTCACCGAGCCTGCGATCCAGCTCGTCCCCGTGTTGGCGGCGCTCGGCTCGTGGGGCCGGCGGCATCTGAAGGTCTCTCGGGAGCTCGCGATCCGCGCAGAGCTGCTCGAGCGCGGCGGTCCGGAGATGTGGGATGCCTTCATGGACGAGCTGCGCGAGCAGCATCTCGGCATCGGCCGGCCGGCCGGGTCACGGTCCGTGTTCGCGGAACTGCGCGAGGCGTACCTCGCCGAGGTCGCCGCGGCGGGCGTCAGTCGAGGCGCGTGA
- a CDS encoding VanZ family protein — MTEFTGVRTRASARPRAVAALAAVIAVVALTLAPRSIVAPARSLFMRATDLAVGPLLQQLSTLEVERTLNAILFVPLGLAVALLLGRRAWLLAIPFGLAVSAAVEFAQERIPGRVPDPQDVFANTAGAALGALLVGAFFAIRAIWRRVRRGRRRAPGGRR; from the coding sequence ATGACGGAGTTCACCGGTGTCCGCACCCGCGCGTCCGCGCGGCCTCGCGCGGTTGCCGCGCTCGCGGCGGTGATCGCCGTCGTCGCCCTGACGCTCGCTCCGCGAAGCATCGTCGCGCCCGCCCGGTCGCTGTTCATGCGTGCGACGGACCTCGCCGTGGGGCCGCTGCTGCAGCAGCTGTCGACGCTGGAGGTCGAGCGCACCCTCAACGCGATCCTGTTCGTGCCCCTCGGGCTCGCCGTCGCGCTGCTGCTCGGTCGGCGCGCGTGGCTCCTCGCCATCCCCTTCGGCCTCGCGGTCTCGGCGGCTGTCGAGTTCGCGCAGGAGCGGATCCCCGGCCGCGTGCCCGACCCGCAGGACGTGTTCGCCAACACCGCCGGCGCCGCACTCGGGGCGCTCCTGGTCGGCGCGTTCTTCGCGATCCGTGCGATCTGGCGGCGCGTCCGCAGGGGCCGGCGTCGTGCTCCCGGCGGGCGGCGCTGA
- a CDS encoding response regulator transcription factor: MRVLIVEDELYLAEAIRDGLRLEAIAADLAGDGETALELLSINSYDVVVLDRDIPGPNGDEIARRIVATPPGPRILMLTAADRLDDKATGFESGADDYLTKPFALRELVLRLRALGRRPADSTPPIVEFAGIRLDPFRREVYRDGHYVSLTRKQFAVLEVLLTARGGVVSAEELLERAWDENADPFTNAVRITISTLRKRLGEPWVIETVPGVGYRMAETMDAAADASAD, from the coding sequence ATGCGCGTGCTGATCGTCGAGGACGAGCTGTACCTCGCCGAGGCGATCCGCGACGGGCTGCGGCTCGAGGCGATCGCGGCCGATCTCGCCGGCGACGGCGAGACGGCGCTCGAGCTGCTGAGCATCAACAGCTATGACGTCGTCGTGCTCGACCGCGACATCCCCGGGCCGAACGGCGACGAGATCGCGCGCCGGATCGTCGCCACTCCTCCCGGCCCGCGCATCCTCATGCTCACCGCCGCCGACCGGCTCGACGACAAGGCGACCGGCTTCGAGAGCGGCGCCGACGACTACCTCACCAAGCCGTTCGCCCTGCGCGAGCTCGTGCTGCGCCTGCGGGCGCTCGGCCGGCGACCCGCGGACAGCACGCCCCCGATCGTGGAGTTCGCCGGCATCCGGCTCGACCCGTTCCGTCGCGAGGTCTACCGCGACGGGCACTACGTCTCACTCACCCGCAAGCAGTTCGCCGTGCTCGAGGTGCTCCTCACCGCACGTGGCGGCGTCGTCAGCGCGGAGGAGCTGCTGGAGCGCGCGTGGGACGAGAACGCGGACCCCTTCACCAACGCCGTCCGCATCACGATCTCGACCCTCCGCAAGCGCCTCGGCGAGCCCTGGGTGATCGAGACGGTTCCGGGAGTCGGATACCGCATGGCCGAGACGATGGATGCCGCCGCCGATGCTTCCGCCGACTGA
- a CDS encoding AarF/UbiB family protein: MADVGSSRARYRRIMRFAIRYMLQAWWYELFLPRIGLSRFAARGRAARLTNIARNFHTLALSLGGLMIKVGQFMSSRLDVLPPEITKELEGLQDEVPPVPFPAIRELAEAELGLPLDRAYEWVDPSPVAAASLGQAHRARLLPADAVDAGFTDVVVKIQRPGIDEIVDVDLHALRRVARYLSSVRVISDHVDLPGLVEEFAHTSMLEIDYLHEALNAERFAENFARDPRVGVPAIAWERTTRRVLTLSDVTAIKINDVEALRAAGIDPTEVAHTFATVMFDQLFVDGYFHADPHPGNIFVTPLPGGADGGVAGSPPWRLTFIDFGMMGEVPDRLRHGLQQLLIAVAGRNGRQLVASIRDVGVLLPSADTNELERAMTELFARFGGMGFAELQRVDPKEFRDFAVEFGDVVRSLPFQLPENFLLIVRAISLTSGMCSALDPEFNIWSSVEPYAAQLLRDERGNVLQAFGAEAVSVAGIVARMPRRLDDLATRLENGRVAVETPRLEQRMRGLERMGRRVVSATLFAGLLIGGILLRSQEVVFGTILMVASVPALLHALFAGWATRR; the protein is encoded by the coding sequence ATGGCCGACGTCGGCAGTTCGCGTGCCCGATATCGCCGCATCATGCGGTTCGCGATCAGGTACATGCTGCAGGCGTGGTGGTACGAGCTGTTCCTGCCCCGCATCGGGCTGAGCCGGTTCGCGGCGCGCGGGCGCGCCGCCCGCCTCACGAACATCGCACGCAACTTCCACACCCTCGCGCTGTCGCTCGGCGGCCTCATGATCAAGGTCGGGCAGTTCATGTCGTCGCGCCTCGACGTGCTGCCGCCCGAGATCACGAAAGAGCTCGAGGGACTGCAGGACGAGGTGCCGCCCGTCCCGTTCCCCGCCATCCGCGAGCTGGCCGAAGCCGAGCTCGGTCTGCCGCTCGACCGGGCGTACGAATGGGTCGACCCGAGCCCCGTGGCCGCGGCATCCCTGGGTCAGGCCCACCGCGCGCGCCTGCTGCCCGCGGACGCCGTCGACGCGGGATTCACCGACGTGGTGGTGAAGATCCAGCGACCGGGCATCGATGAGATCGTCGATGTCGACCTGCACGCCCTTCGCCGCGTCGCGCGATACCTCAGCAGCGTGCGCGTCATCTCCGATCACGTCGACCTGCCGGGGCTCGTCGAGGAGTTCGCGCACACGAGCATGCTCGAGATCGACTATCTCCACGAGGCGCTGAACGCCGAGCGGTTCGCCGAGAACTTCGCCCGCGACCCGCGCGTCGGCGTGCCGGCGATCGCGTGGGAGCGCACGACCCGCCGCGTGCTGACCCTCTCCGACGTCACCGCGATCAAGATCAACGACGTCGAGGCCCTGCGCGCGGCGGGGATCGACCCGACCGAGGTCGCGCACACCTTCGCGACCGTGATGTTCGACCAGCTCTTCGTCGACGGGTACTTCCACGCCGACCCGCACCCGGGCAACATCTTCGTCACACCGTTGCCCGGGGGAGCGGACGGCGGTGTCGCGGGGTCTCCGCCGTGGCGACTGACCTTCATCGACTTCGGGATGATGGGCGAGGTGCCCGACCGCCTGCGGCACGGGCTCCAGCAGCTGCTCATCGCGGTGGCGGGACGCAACGGACGGCAGCTCGTGGCCAGCATCCGCGATGTCGGCGTGCTGCTGCCGTCGGCCGACACGAACGAACTCGAACGCGCGATGACCGAGCTCTTCGCTCGGTTCGGCGGCATGGGCTTCGCCGAGCTGCAGCGGGTCGACCCCAAGGAGTTCCGCGACTTCGCGGTCGAGTTCGGCGACGTCGTGCGGTCGCTGCCGTTCCAGTTGCCGGAGAACTTCCTGCTGATCGTCCGCGCCATCTCGCTGACGTCGGGCATGTGCAGCGCCCTCGACCCGGAGTTCAACATCTGGAGCTCCGTCGAGCCGTACGCGGCGCAGCTGCTCCGCGACGAGCGCGGCAATGTGCTGCAGGCGTTCGGCGCGGAGGCGGTCTCGGTCGCCGGAATCGTCGCGCGGATGCCGCGGCGCCTCGACGACCTCGCGACGCGCCTCGAGAACGGTCGCGTCGCCGTCGAGACACCGCGCCTGGAGCAGCGGATGCGCGGGCTCGAGCGCATGGGGCGCCGGGTCGTGTCGGCGACGCTCTTCGCGGGCCTGCTCATCGGCGGCATCCTGCTCCGCTCGCAGGAGGTCGTGTTCGGGACCATCCTCATGGTCGCGTCGGTGCCCGCGCTCCTGCACGCCCTCTTCGCCGGCTGGGCCACGCGCCGCTGA